The Sorangiineae bacterium MSr11367 genome window below encodes:
- a CDS encoding SDR family NAD(P)-dependent oxidoreductase, translated as MIALEGDGAARELFDRLRENAQSAEDRQVRYHSGKRWVASLAAATVPDVESLPWRTDGVYWLTGGAGGLGLLVATEIAERIRGVTLILTGRSALSPERKARIAALEKLGARVVYEVVDVSDRHAVEALVASIQSRFGGLQGVIHAAGVHRRNHIPKKSTAEFREVLSPKVGGLVNVDEATKGLDLDFFVMFSSAAGEIGNAGQSDYATGNAFMDAFAEYRSALCGAHQRSGRTLSIDWPLWRDGGMKPDEATEQMLRDKVGMVPMRTTSGIAAFYRCLASSESRIMVVEGLLERMKQTLLPPLRSKAGPGPGARAEPARMDRQHAELLGRIQESLIQAICETMKLEAQDLDVESELSEYGFDSITLTDLAHRLNRRYGLQLTAAIFFDHSTIGDFAQYLVEEHGGAFARQLAVPMLAVPIQARGDDEPDEHLETSRSRDRSTPIARHPMPAMDDRQPIAIVGMSGKFPMAADLDEYWANLQAGRDCIEEIPKERWDWKAIYGDPQQGEHKTKIKWGGFIDGIDEFDRQFFGISSREAEIMDPHQRLLMTYIWLALEDAGYSAASISGSRTGIFVATASNGYDSLIARSKLAVDRYSATGIAPSMGPNRMSYVLNIHGPSEPIDTACSSSLVAIHRAIAAIERGDCDQAIVGGVNTLVTPDPFIRFDQEGLLCEDGRCKSFSNRANGYVRSEGVGILFLKRLSDAETAGDHIYGLVRSSGENHGGRAIWLTAPNPKAQADLLVQVYRKAGIDPHTVGYIEAHGTGTELGDTIEVNALRTAFAELSRESGGGEMAGPHCGIGSVKTNIGHSELSAGVASVIKVLLQFKHRRLVESLHCEQINPNIDLRDGPFYIVQESRPWEALRDDAGEMLPLRAGVSSFGFGGVNAHVVLEEYRAEPRHRASVGATLEAPDPAVVVLSGRSTERVREYAGKLLRFIQREAGPASNLRLEDLAYTLQVGRDAMEARLGLLVHSTAELAERLQQFVDGKETTLGLYSGQVKPDREILAVFGSDEERRKATSEFIETKKFGELLDAWVQGLDVDWSRLYGERRPQRISAPTYPFARERYWIESERPSVSDSVGADTRHAPPSDDVAASVKAGPHAGVGEPNFSHGWARELSAMDAPRRAAAVMDAVRAELARLLSLSSADAVAPDRPLGELGLDSHTALQLRDALGRRVGTTLPATLAFDHPSPAAIAKFLLDRVLSTAKPQSTLSADDLLAALDRFDASVSARDLPDKLRTALATKMNSLLSNSVNVASAQADAASLPNRIITADTETLFELLDNTFDIGAGNGHG; from the coding sequence GTGATCGCCCTCGAGGGCGACGGAGCCGCGCGGGAGCTGTTCGACAGGCTGCGAGAAAATGCGCAGTCGGCAGAGGACCGACAGGTCCGCTACCACAGCGGGAAGCGTTGGGTTGCATCGTTGGCCGCCGCAACCGTCCCTGACGTGGAGAGTTTGCCGTGGAGGACCGACGGCGTCTACTGGCTGACGGGGGGCGCGGGTGGACTGGGCCTCCTCGTTGCTACCGAAATCGCGGAACGGATCCGCGGGGTGACCTTGATCCTGACGGGTCGCTCGGCATTGAGCCCGGAGCGCAAGGCGCGCATCGCGGCGCTGGAGAAGCTCGGTGCCCGGGTCGTCTACGAGGTCGTGGATGTCTCGGATCGACACGCCGTCGAGGCCCTCGTCGCGTCCATTCAGAGCAGATTCGGCGGGCTGCAAGGGGTCATTCACGCGGCCGGCGTGCATCGCCGCAACCACATTCCGAAGAAGAGCACCGCAGAATTTCGCGAAGTGCTTTCGCCCAAGGTCGGCGGGCTCGTGAACGTGGACGAGGCGACCAAGGGCTTGGACTTGGACTTCTTCGTCATGTTTTCCTCTGCCGCGGGGGAGATCGGGAACGCCGGGCAGTCGGACTATGCGACCGGCAACGCGTTCATGGACGCCTTTGCCGAGTACCGCAGTGCGCTCTGCGGAGCCCACCAGCGCAGTGGCCGCACGCTGTCGATCGACTGGCCGTTGTGGAGGGATGGCGGCATGAAGCCCGACGAGGCGACTGAGCAGATGCTGCGAGACAAAGTCGGCATGGTGCCGATGCGGACCACGTCCGGTATTGCGGCGTTCTATCGATGCCTGGCTTCGAGCGAGTCACGCATCATGGTCGTGGAGGGACTGCTCGAGCGCATGAAGCAGACGTTGCTTCCACCGCTGCGAAGCAAGGCCGGGCCTGGACCCGGCGCAAGGGCGGAGCCCGCGCGGATGGATCGCCAGCACGCGGAGTTGCTTGGCAGGATCCAGGAGAGCCTCATCCAGGCGATCTGCGAAACCATGAAGCTCGAGGCGCAGGACTTGGATGTCGAGAGCGAGTTGAGCGAGTACGGCTTCGACTCCATCACGCTCACGGACCTCGCCCATCGGCTCAATCGTCGGTATGGCCTCCAGCTGACCGCCGCGATCTTTTTCGACCATTCTACCATCGGCGATTTCGCGCAGTATCTCGTGGAGGAGCATGGGGGCGCGTTCGCGCGGCAGCTTGCCGTGCCGATGCTTGCCGTGCCGATCCAAGCGCGAGGCGACGATGAACCCGACGAACACCTCGAAACTTCGAGAAGCCGCGACCGGAGCACCCCGATAGCGCGTCATCCCATGCCCGCAATGGATGACCGGCAACCCATCGCCATCGTCGGGATGAGTGGGAAGTTCCCGATGGCCGCGGATCTGGATGAATACTGGGCCAACCTGCAAGCCGGTCGCGACTGCATCGAGGAGATCCCGAAAGAGCGCTGGGATTGGAAAGCAATCTACGGAGATCCGCAACAAGGAGAGCACAAGACGAAGATCAAGTGGGGAGGGTTCATCGACGGCATCGATGAGTTCGACCGACAATTTTTCGGCATATCGTCTCGAGAAGCGGAGATCATGGATCCCCACCAGCGACTTCTCATGACCTATATCTGGCTCGCGCTGGAGGACGCAGGATATTCGGCCGCCAGCATCTCGGGGAGCCGCACGGGAATCTTCGTCGCGACGGCGAGCAACGGATACGACAGCCTGATCGCTCGCTCCAAGCTTGCCGTCGACCGCTACAGCGCCACGGGCATCGCGCCATCGATGGGCCCCAATCGTATGAGCTATGTCTTGAACATCCACGGCCCGAGTGAGCCCATCGACACCGCCTGCTCGTCGTCCCTCGTGGCGATACACCGGGCGATCGCCGCGATCGAACGGGGTGATTGCGACCAGGCGATCGTCGGTGGAGTCAATACACTCGTCACGCCGGATCCGTTCATTCGGTTCGACCAAGAGGGGCTGCTTTGTGAGGATGGTAGGTGCAAGAGCTTCTCCAACCGCGCGAATGGCTATGTGCGGAGTGAAGGGGTGGGCATCCTATTCTTGAAAAGACTGAGCGATGCCGAGACCGCAGGTGACCATATCTATGGATTGGTTCGTTCGAGCGGCGAGAACCATGGCGGACGAGCCATTTGGCTTACAGCGCCCAATCCCAAGGCTCAAGCCGACTTGCTGGTTCAAGTGTACAGGAAGGCGGGTATCGATCCCCACACGGTGGGCTACATCGAAGCGCACGGTACGGGTACGGAGTTGGGTGACACCATCGAGGTCAATGCGCTGAGGACCGCATTTGCCGAGCTGTCTCGAGAGAGCGGAGGTGGCGAGATGGCCGGCCCGCACTGTGGCATAGGTTCCGTGAAGACGAACATCGGCCACTCGGAGCTCTCCGCCGGCGTGGCCAGCGTGATCAAGGTGCTCTTGCAATTCAAACACAGAAGGCTGGTGGAGAGCCTTCATTGCGAGCAAATCAACCCGAATATCGATCTGCGAGACGGTCCCTTCTACATCGTACAAGAGTCGCGACCGTGGGAGGCTCTTCGTGACGACGCGGGTGAAATGCTGCCGCTTCGCGCAGGGGTGAGCAGCTTTGGCTTCGGCGGTGTGAATGCTCATGTCGTCCTGGAGGAATACAGGGCGGAGCCAAGGCATCGCGCGAGCGTCGGCGCGACGCTCGAGGCTCCCGATCCGGCGGTCGTCGTGTTGTCGGGCCGGAGCACGGAGCGCGTGCGAGAGTATGCTGGAAAGCTTCTGCGTTTCATTCAGCGCGAGGCAGGTCCGGCTTCCAACCTCCGTCTCGAGGACCTTGCTTACACACTCCAAGTAGGGCGGGACGCGATGGAGGCCCGCTTGGGCCTCCTCGTCCATTCGACTGCAGAGCTGGCAGAGCGACTGCAGCAATTCGTCGACGGCAAAGAGACGACTCTTGGCCTCTATTCTGGACAGGTCAAACCGGACAGAGAGATTTTGGCAGTCTTTGGTTCCGATGAAGAGCGTCGGAAGGCGACCAGCGAATTCATCGAAACCAAGAAGTTCGGCGAGCTTTTGGACGCGTGGGTGCAGGGGCTCGATGTCGATTGGAGTCGACTCTATGGCGAGCGCCGACCGCAGCGTATCAGCGCGCCTACCTATCCGTTCGCGAGAGAGCGGTACTGGATAGAGTCCGAAAGGCCGTCGGTGTCCGATAGCGTGGGGGCGGACACCCGCCATGCACCGCCCTCGGACGACGTCGCGGCCTCCGTGAAGGCCGGCCCCCACGCGGGCGTGGGTGAGCCGAACTTTTCGCATGGGTGGGCACGAGAGCTGAGCGCCATGGATGCGCCGCGCCGTGCAGCGGCGGTGATGGACGCGGTGCGCGCCGAGCTCGCGCGTCTGTTGTCGCTCTCGAGCGCCGACGCGGTGGCCCCCGATCGTCCACTCGGCGAGCTGGGCCTCGACTCGCACACGGCCCTTCAGCTCCGCGATGCGCTCGGCAGACGCGTCGGCACCACGCTGCCCGCGACCCTCGCCTTCGATCACCCGTCGCCCGCGGCGATCGCCAAGTTTTTGCTCGACCGGGTACTCTCGACAGCGAAACCACAGTCGACCCTTTCTGCGGACGATTTGCTTGCAGCACTCGATCGATTTGATGCCTCTGTCTCCGCACGAGATCTTCCCGACAAGCTCCGTACGGCCCTCGCGACAAAGATGAATTCGCTCCTCTCGAACTCGGTGAACGTCGCTTCCGCGCAAGCCGATGCCGCCTCTCTGCCCAATCGCATCATCACGGCGGATACCGAAACGCTCTTCGAGCTTCTCGACAATACGTTCGACATTGGAGCGGGCAATGGGCACGGGTAG